The following proteins are co-located in the Streptomyces sp. NBC_01198 genome:
- a CDS encoding HAD-IIIC family phosphatase has product MSVPEEDVFGLLRAGLAVSGYPRLRGLLAGLPDAELQRAGRLLARLDPAEILREHPGTPVVKVAVTGHGTLSALVPALTAQAARHGLLLRPHTSAFDSWIFELSDPDSALYAADADLTLCVLDPFVVFDEVPVPWGPEDVERVLAEKLATLERLVKTFDAAGRGGVLVVNTIPLPRRWTAQLVDLRSRAELGAMWREANARLLRLAGASVAVVDLDPLLAEGLPVTDPRLSAYAREHLSPELTAAYAREVVHLARGGAGRTKKALVVDLDETLWGGILSEEGVDGIEIGEGFRGEAFAAFQRVVKQIGSQGVVLAVASKNDAGPVAQALRDRAGMVLREEDFVRVAANWRPKHDNLTELAAALNIGVDSLVFADDSPFECGLVGRQLPEVAVVRLDDEPALHIERLLADGWFDVREVTAEDRARTSRYRDELARADFREGFTSVGDYLAELDIRVELAVPTEREVPRVSQLTLRTNQFNLTTRRLQPAEVSAWIADPAGLVLRIASSDRFGENGLVGAVFARWEEKVLRIDNVVLSCRVFSRGIEQTCLAAVLAHARASGASAVAGGYRASAKNAMVRDFYPRHGFTPQDGGDEAAASFLHDLHDTADPPAHVRLTTTLSGVAR; this is encoded by the coding sequence ATGTCCGTGCCCGAGGAGGATGTGTTCGGGTTGCTGCGAGCGGGGCTCGCGGTCAGCGGGTACCCGCGCCTGCGGGGGCTGCTCGCCGGTCTGCCCGACGCCGAACTGCAGCGAGCCGGGCGCCTGTTGGCGCGCCTGGATCCGGCGGAGATACTGCGCGAGCACCCCGGCACGCCGGTGGTGAAGGTCGCCGTCACCGGTCATGGCACGCTGTCGGCGCTGGTGCCCGCGCTCACCGCGCAGGCGGCCAGGCACGGATTGCTGCTGCGTCCGCACACGTCGGCCTTCGACAGCTGGATCTTCGAGCTGTCAGACCCCGACAGCGCGCTGTACGCGGCCGACGCCGACCTGACGCTCTGCGTGCTCGACCCCTTCGTGGTCTTCGACGAGGTGCCGGTCCCGTGGGGGCCCGAGGATGTCGAGCGGGTGCTCGCCGAGAAGCTGGCCACGCTGGAGCGGCTGGTGAAGACCTTCGACGCGGCTGGCCGTGGCGGCGTGCTGGTCGTCAACACGATCCCGCTCCCGAGGCGTTGGACCGCGCAGCTGGTGGACCTGCGGTCGCGGGCGGAGCTGGGCGCGATGTGGCGGGAGGCCAACGCGCGGCTGCTGCGGCTGGCGGGGGCCTCCGTCGCGGTGGTCGACCTCGACCCGTTGCTGGCCGAGGGCCTGCCGGTCACCGATCCGCGGCTGAGCGCGTACGCCAGGGAGCACCTGTCGCCGGAGCTGACGGCGGCCTACGCCCGCGAGGTGGTCCACCTGGCCCGCGGCGGGGCGGGGCGGACGAAGAAGGCGCTGGTGGTCGATCTGGACGAGACGTTGTGGGGCGGGATCCTCAGCGAGGAGGGAGTCGACGGCATCGAGATCGGCGAGGGCTTCCGGGGTGAGGCGTTCGCGGCGTTCCAGCGGGTGGTCAAGCAGATCGGCTCGCAGGGCGTGGTGCTCGCGGTGGCCAGCAAGAACGACGCCGGGCCGGTCGCGCAGGCCCTGCGTGACCGGGCCGGAATGGTGCTGCGCGAGGAGGACTTCGTCCGGGTGGCGGCCAACTGGCGGCCCAAGCACGACAACCTGACGGAGCTGGCCGCCGCGCTGAACATCGGTGTCGACAGCCTGGTCTTCGCCGACGACAGCCCCTTCGAGTGCGGCCTGGTCGGGCGGCAGTTGCCGGAGGTGGCAGTGGTGCGGCTGGACGACGAACCGGCGCTGCACATCGAACGGCTGCTGGCGGACGGCTGGTTCGACGTTCGCGAGGTGACCGCCGAGGACCGGGCGCGTACGTCCCGCTACCGCGACGAGCTGGCGCGGGCGGACTTCCGCGAGGGCTTCACGTCGGTGGGCGACTACCTGGCGGAACTGGACATCCGGGTGGAGCTGGCGGTGCCCACCGAGCGGGAGGTGCCACGGGTGTCCCAACTGACTCTGCGCACCAATCAGTTCAACCTCACCACCCGCCGACTGCAGCCTGCCGAGGTGAGCGCGTGGATCGCCGACCCGGCCGGTCTCGTGCTGCGGATCGCCTCCTCGGACAGATTCGGCGAGAACGGCCTGGTGGGCGCGGTCTTCGCCCGCTGGGAGGAGAAGGTGCTGCGGATCGACAACGTGGTGCTGAGCTGCCGGGTGTTCTCCCGCGGTATCGAGCAGACCTGCCTGGCCGCGGTGCTGGCGCACGCCAGGGCCTCGGGGGCGTCCGCGGTCGCGGGCGGCTACCGGGCGTCGGCGAAGAACGCGATGGTCAGGGACTTCTATCCGCGGCACGGTTTCACCCCGCAGGACGGGGGGGACGAGGCCGCCGCGTCCTTCCTGCACGACCTGCACGACACGGCCGATCCGCCGGCGCACGTACGGCTGACGACGACACTGAGCGGAGTAGCGCGATGA